The Fusobacterium sp. SYSU M8D902 genome includes a region encoding these proteins:
- a CDS encoding RidA family protein, with amino-acid sequence MKKIIHTDKAPAALGPYSQAIEINGMLFVSGQIPFVPETMTLISEDVKEQTKQSLENIKAIIESAGYSMSDVVKASVFIKNMNDFTAINEVYNEYLGEVKPARACVEVARLPKDVKVEIEVIAVK; translated from the coding sequence ATGAAAAAAATAATACATACTGATAAGGCACCTGCTGCTTTAGGACCTTATTCTCAAGCTATTGAAATCAATGGAATGCTATTTGTTTCTGGACAAATTCCTTTTGTTCCTGAAACTATGACTTTAATTTCCGAAGATGTAAAAGAACAAACTAAACAATCTTTAGAAAATATAAAGGCTATAATTGAATCTGCTGGTTATTCAATGAGTGATGTAGTAAAAGCAAGTGTATTTATTAAAAATATGAATGATTTTACTGCTATCAACGAAGTATATAACGAATACCTTGGAGAAGTTAAACCTGCACGAGCATGTGTTGAAGTAGCAAGACTCCCAAAAGATGTCAAAGTTGAAATAGAAGTTATTGCTGTAAAATAA
- a CDS encoding aminotransferase class I/II-fold pyridoxal phosphate-dependent enzyme, protein MYNFDKPFNRRNTNCWKWDAEGKNAKFAMGCADTDFRIPEPVAKALHAKIDEGALTYICDCDNVFLALANYWKRQYDVTIDKDSICNCIGSMVGLRVMLDAYTHAGDAIIIQTPVFNYFKDTAENYGRKVIDNTMIYNREKGEYEINFEELEEFAKNPRVKMMVICNPANPTGKVYTKEELEKIGKICCENNIILLSDEIHSDFYFNNHKHTSVLSLNDKIKQNSIMLTGTGKTFNIHGFYTAFIVIPNNFIRTQFKIAYQNLRLDVIDMGLVAAEAAYNHCDDYVIEMRKYIAKNIEYATNFFKEKNIKVKLVKPNSTYLLWLDFLDWNLTSDELDKLFKKYGLVLTRGSLFGKTADGFMRMDIATQLANVTGALELIETIYNENIKGENK, encoded by the coding sequence ATGTATAACTTTGATAAACCTTTTAATAGAAGAAATACAAATTGTTGGAAATGGGATGCTGAAGGTAAAAATGCAAAATTTGCAATGGGTTGTGCTGATACTGATTTCAGAATTCCTGAGCCTGTTGCTAAAGCACTACATGCTAAAATTGATGAAGGAGCATTAACATATATTTGTGATTGTGATAATGTATTTTTAGCTTTAGCTAATTATTGGAAAAGACAGTATGATGTAACTATTGATAAAGACTCTATTTGCAACTGTATAGGAAGTATGGTTGGTCTAAGAGTTATGCTAGATGCATACACTCATGCTGGTGATGCAATTATAATTCAAACACCTGTATTTAACTACTTTAAAGATACTGCTGAAAATTACGGTAGAAAAGTTATTGATAATACTATGATATACAACAGAGAAAAAGGAGAATATGAAATCAACTTTGAAGAGCTTGAAGAATTTGCAAAAAATCCAAGAGTTAAAATGATGGTAATATGTAATCCAGCAAATCCTACTGGTAAAGTTTATACAAAAGAAGAATTAGAAAAAATTGGAAAAATATGTTGTGAAAATAATATTATCCTTTTAAGTGATGAAATCCATTCTGATTTCTATTTTAATAATCATAAACATACATCTGTTTTATCATTAAATGATAAGATTAAACAAAACTCTATTATGTTAACTGGAACAGGAAAAACTTTCAATATTCATGGCTTTTATACTGCCTTTATAGTAATTCCAAATAATTTCATTCGTACTCAATTTAAAATTGCATATCAAAATCTTAGATTAGATGTAATTGATATGGGATTAGTTGCTGCTGAAGCTGCTTATAATCATTGTGATGATTATGTTATTGAGATGAGAAAATACATTGCTAAAAATATAGAGTATGCTACTAATTTCTTTAAAGAAAAAAATATAAAAGTTAAATTAGTTAAACCTAATTCAACATATCTATTATGGTTAGACTTTTTAGATTGGAATTTGACAAGTGATGAATTAGATAAATTATTTAAAAAATATGGATTAGTACTTACTAGAGGTAGTCTCTTTGGAAAAACTGCAGATGGTTTTATGAGAATGGATATTGCAACTCAATTAGCTAATGTTACAGGAGCTTTAGAACTTATAGAAACAATATATAATGAAAATATAAAAGGAGAGAATAAATAA
- a CDS encoding type II toxin-antitoxin system RelB/DinJ family antitoxin — protein sequence MAQVSINFRVENDLKEEFSKLCEEMGLSVTSAFTTFMKMTIKEQGIPFEIKVNKKISKDDVKKAFEYLENVDPCSEEESKEILEMLNDLSEEDKKISSRNVIEL from the coding sequence ATGGCTCAAGTAAGTATTAATTTTAGAGTTGAAAATGACTTAAAAGAAGAGTTTAGTAAATTATGTGAAGAGATGGGACTTTCTGTAACTTCAGCATTTACAACCTTTATGAAAATGACTATAAAAGAGCAAGGTATACCATTTGAAATAAAAGTTAATAAAAAAATATCAAAAGATGATGTGAAAAAAGCTTTTGAATATTTAGAAAATGTTGATCCTTGCAGTGAAGAGGAAAGCAAAGAAATTCTAGAAATGTTGAATGATTTATCAGAGGAAGATAAAAAAATTTCAAGTAGAAATGTGATTGAACTATGA
- a CDS encoding DUF6088 family protein — protein MNRIINTRELDNNNSKYAIFKSLERMVKKGELKRAEKGLYYIPKNSIFGELSLSIKEFIQKYLYIGDRRIGYITGVNLFNKYGLTTQLSNSIEIATNTRKNPREFDGIKIKFIQNKAPITEKNIKYLEILDILKNLKKIPDSNIAESYMLVKKVILSLAYEEIMTLLEIAEKYYTVVVLALLGSMVEEKNILKVGELKKSLNKTTIFKLNLDLKNGKEWRIE, from the coding sequence ATGAATAGAATAATAAATACTAGAGAACTAGATAATAATAATTCTAAGTATGCTATTTTTAAATCTTTAGAAAGAATGGTAAAAAAAGGAGAACTAAAAAGAGCAGAAAAAGGTTTATACTATATTCCGAAGAACTCTATTTTTGGTGAACTTTCTCTCTCCATAAAAGAATTTATACAAAAATATTTATATATTGGAGATAGAAGAATAGGATACATTACAGGAGTTAATCTTTTTAATAAGTATGGACTTACTACACAACTTTCTAACAGTATAGAGATAGCTACAAATACAAGAAAAAATCCTAGAGAATTTGATGGAATAAAAATAAAATTTATTCAAAATAAAGCTCCAATAACAGAAAAAAATATTAAATATCTTGAAATTTTAGATATATTAAAGAATTTAAAAAAGATTCCAGATTCTAATATAGCAGAGAGTTATATGTTGGTAAAGAAAGTAATATTAAGTTTAGCTTATGAAGAGATAATGACCTTATTAGAAATAGCAGAAAAATACTATACAGTAGTTGTGTTGGCTTTACTTGGAAGTATGGTAGAGGAAAAGAATATTTTGAAAGTAGGAGAATTGAAGAAAAGCTTGAATAAAACTACTATTTTTAAATTAAATTTGGATTTAAAAAATGGAAAAGAGTGGAGGATAGAATAA
- a CDS encoding patatin family protein produces MKLGLVLEGGGMRGIYTVGVLAAFRKYNFMPDYIVGVSAGASHAASYISKQDGRALRTNINYLNDKRYLSLENYIKTGSLFGMDFLYNEIPQKLDPFDYTSFFANPCEFKIGVTNAETGRAEFYDKECIHDGSIVLRASSSIPLVANPVKYRGNIYFDGGTAAPIPVSQALKDGCDKLIVVLTRDRDFIKPKLRCFPLIAWKMREYPAMVELLKRHHEVYRENQEEIRRLEAEGKAYVIAPSAPLQIDRFEKNRDKLLKVYNLGFADGEEFIKKF; encoded by the coding sequence ATGAAATTAGGTCTAGTATTAGAAGGTGGGGGAATGAGAGGTATCTATACAGTTGGAGTATTAGCTGCCTTTAGAAAATACAATTTTATGCCAGATTATATTGTAGGTGTATCTGCTGGAGCTTCCCATGCAGCTTCCTATATCTCAAAGCAGGATGGAAGAGCACTTAGAACAAATATAAACTACTTAAATGATAAGAGATATTTGAGCCTAGAGAACTATATAAAGACAGGTTCACTCTTTGGAATGGATTTTCTATATAACGAGATTCCACAAAAGCTAGATCCATTTGATTATACAAGCTTTTTTGCCAATCCTTGTGAGTTTAAGATCGGTGTTACCAATGCCGAAACTGGAAGGGCTGAATTTTATGATAAAGAGTGTATACATGATGGATCAATAGTTTTGAGAGCCTCGTCATCTATACCATTAGTAGCCAATCCAGTGAAGTATAGAGGGAATATCTACTTTGATGGTGGAACAGCAGCTCCAATACCTGTTTCACAGGCTTTGAAAGATGGCTGTGACAAGCTAATAGTAGTTTTAACTAGAGATAGAGATTTTATAAAGCCGAAGTTGAGATGTTTTCCACTCATAGCTTGGAAGATGAGAGAGTACCCAGCTATGGTAGAGCTACTTAAAAGACACCATGAGGTGTATAGAGAAAATCAAGAGGAGATAAGGAGATTGGAAGCTGAGGGAAAAGCTTATGTAATAGCTCCAAGTGCACCTCTACAGATAGATAGGTTTGAGAAAAATAGAGATAAACTATTGAAAGTCTATAATCTAGGTTTTGCTGACGGAGAAGAGTTTATAAAAAAATTTTAG